The Streptococcus sp. 29896 genome includes a region encoding these proteins:
- the mnmE gene encoding tRNA uridine-5-carboxymethylaminomethyl(34) synthesis GTPase MnmE produces MITKEFDTITAISTPLGEGAIGIVRLSGTDAFAIASKVFKGKDLATVPSHSLNYGHIIDPATGQVLDEVMIGAMRSPRTFTREDVIEINTHGGIAVTNEILQLLIRQGARMAEPGEFTKRAFLNGRVDLTQAEAVMDVIRAKTDKAMHNAVRQLDGSLSQLINDTRQEILNTLAQVEVNIDYPEYDDVEEATTELVREKTLQFQALLENLLRTARRGKILREGIATAIIGRPNVGKSSLLNNLLREEKAIVTDIAGTTRDVIEEYVNIKGVPLKLIDTAGIRETDDIVEKIGVERSKKALEEADLILLVLNASEPLTEQDLNLLAISDLANRIVLLNKTDLEEQIEADQLPEDVIRISVLKNQNIDQIEEKINQLFFENAGLVEQDATYLSNSRHISLIEQAVQSLQAVNDGLEMGMPVDLLQVDLTRCWQILGEITGDAAPDELITQLFSQFCLGK; encoded by the coding sequence ATGATTACCAAAGAATTCGATACTATTACCGCTATTTCAACCCCTCTCGGTGAGGGGGCCATTGGGATTGTCCGCCTGTCTGGGACGGACGCTTTTGCCATTGCCAGCAAGGTTTTCAAGGGCAAGGACTTAGCGACCGTACCCAGCCACAGCCTCAACTACGGCCACATTATCGATCCTGCGACGGGTCAAGTACTGGACGAGGTCATGATCGGAGCCATGCGTTCCCCACGCACCTTCACCCGCGAAGATGTCATTGAGATTAATACTCACGGAGGCATCGCCGTTACCAACGAAATCCTCCAGCTCCTGATTCGCCAAGGTGCTCGAATGGCTGAACCGGGCGAGTTTACCAAGCGTGCCTTTCTCAACGGCCGTGTGGATTTGACCCAGGCCGAGGCCGTCATGGATGTTATCCGTGCCAAGACCGACAAGGCCATGCATAATGCCGTCCGCCAGCTTGACGGCTCCCTCTCCCAGCTCATCAACGACACCCGACAAGAGATTCTCAACACACTGGCTCAGGTTGAGGTCAACATTGACTACCCTGAGTACGACGACGTCGAGGAGGCAACGACAGAGCTGGTCCGTGAAAAGACCCTCCAGTTCCAAGCTCTTTTGGAAAATCTCCTCCGCACTGCCCGCCGTGGAAAAATCCTGCGTGAAGGCATCGCAACCGCCATTATCGGTCGTCCAAATGTGGGAAAATCCAGCCTGCTCAATAACCTCCTCCGCGAAGAAAAAGCCATCGTTACAGACATCGCCGGAACAACCCGCGACGTTATCGAAGAATACGTCAACATCAAAGGCGTCCCCCTCAAGCTGATTGATACCGCAGGTATCCGTGAAACAGATGACATCGTTGAAAAAATTGGTGTGGAACGGTCTAAAAAAGCCCTTGAGGAGGCCGACCTGATCCTGCTAGTCCTCAACGCATCCGAGCCCCTGACCGAACAAGACCTCAATCTCCTAGCCATTTCCGATTTGGCCAACCGTATCGTCCTGCTCAACAAGACCGACCTGGAAGAGCAGATTGAAGCAGACCAACTGCCTGAGGATGTCATTCGCATTTCCGTCTTGAAAAACCAGAACATCGACCAAATCGAAGAAAAAATCAACCAGCTCTTCTTTGAAAATGCTGGTCTGGTCGAGCAAGATGCCACCTACCTCTCCAATTCTCGCCATATTTCCCTGATTGAGCAAGCCGTCCAAAGCCTTCAAGCTGTCAACGACGGTCTGGAAATGGGCATGCCAGTAGACTTGTTACAGGTTGACCTGACACGCTGTTGGCAAATTTTGGGAGAAATAACAGGCGATGCTGCTCCAGATGAACTCATCACCCAACTCTTTAGCCAATTTTGTCTTGGAAAATAA
- the cas1 gene encoding type II CRISPR-associated endonuclease Cas1 encodes MGWRTVIVNTHSKLSYKNNHLIFKDATRTEMIHLSEVDILLLETTDIVLSTMLIKRLVDENILVIFCDDKRLPTAHLMPYYARHDSSLQLSRQIDWEEAIKAEVWTHIISQKILNQSIYLSACGFIEKSHSLMNLYHSLELFDPSNREGHSARIYFNTLFGNDFNRELDNDINASLDYGYTLLLSMFAREVVLSGCMTQFGLKHANQFNQFNLASDIMEPFRPIIDQIVYENRNHSFVKIKRELFTIFSDTFQYNNKEMYLTNIVSDYTKKVIKALNNKGKGVPEFRI; translated from the coding sequence ATGGGTTGGCGAACTGTTATTGTAAATACACACTCCAAACTATCATATAAAAATAATCATTTGATTTTTAAAGATGCTACTCGGACAGAAATGATTCATCTGTCCGAGGTTGACATCTTATTGCTGGAAACAACTGATATTGTGCTGTCTACGATGTTAATCAAGCGATTAGTAGATGAAAACATTCTGGTTATTTTTTGTGATGATAAGCGACTACCAACAGCACACTTGATGCCTTATTATGCTCGGCATGACTCCAGTTTACAGCTTTCGAGGCAAATTGACTGGGAAGAAGCAATCAAAGCTGAAGTTTGGACACATATCATTTCCCAGAAAATACTAAACCAAAGTATCTATCTCAGTGCGTGTGGTTTCATTGAAAAATCTCATTCTCTCATGAATTTGTACCATAGTTTGGAGCTCTTTGACCCTAGCAATCGTGAAGGACACTCTGCTCGGATTTACTTTAATACTTTGTTTGGAAACGATTTCAATCGAGAGCTTGATAATGATATCAATGCAAGTCTAGATTATGGCTATACCCTGTTACTTAGTATGTTTGCGCGTGAGGTTGTTCTTTCTGGCTGTATGACACAATTTGGTTTAAAACACGCTAACCAATTCAATCAGTTCAACCTTGCGAGCGACATCATGGAACCTTTTCGGCCTATCATAGATCAGATTGTTTACGAAAATCGAAACCATAGTTTTGTTAAGATTAAGCGGGAATTGTTTACAATCTTTTCAGATACATTTCAATACAACAATAAGGAAATGTACTTGACCAATATTGTTAGCGATTATACGAAGAAAGTGATTAAGGCACTCAATAACAAAGGGAAAGGAGTTCCTGAATTTAGGATATGA
- the cas2 gene encoding CRISPR-associated endonuclease Cas2: MSYRYMRMLLMFDMPTETVDERKAYRKFRKFLINEGFIMHQFSVYSKLLLNNSASNTMLERLKANNPKKGNITLLTVTEKQFARMIYLHGQRDDCIGNTDSRIVFLGEEI; encoded by the coding sequence ATGAGTTACCGGTATATGAGAATGCTATTGATGTTTGATATGCCTACAGAAACAGTTGATGAAAGAAAGGCATATCGTAAATTCCGTAAATTTTTAATCAACGAAGGGTTTATTATGCATCAATTTTCGGTCTATAGCAAGTTACTCCTGAACAATTCAGCCAGTAATACTATGTTGGAGCGACTAAAGGCAAATAATCCCAAGAAAGGAAATATCACACTTCTGACAGTTACAGAAAAACAATTTGCTCGAATGATTTATCTCCATGGTCAGCGAGATGATTGTATAGGAAATACAGACTCTCGAATAGTCTTTTTAGGAGAGGAGATTTGA
- the cas9 gene encoding type II CRISPR RNA-guided endonuclease Cas9 (Cas9, originally named Csn1, is the large, multifunctional signature protein of type II CRISPR/Cas systems. It is well known even to general audiences because its RNA-guided endonuclease activity has made it a popular tool for custom editing of eukaryotic genomes.), which yields MKKSYAIGIDIGTNSVGHCVMYTENYKVPSKKMKVFGNTEKLYIKKNLLGTLLFDEGNTAENRRLKRTARRRYTRRRNRILYLQEIFAEEINKIDDSFFQRLDDSFLIVEDKQGSKHPIFGTLQEEKEYHKQFPTIYHLRKQLADSSQKADIRLIYLALAHIIKYRGHFLFEGDLKSENKDVQHLFNDFVEMFDKTVEGSYLSENLPNVADVLVEKVSKSRRLENILHYFPNEKKNGLFGNFLALALGLQPNFKTNFELAEDAKIQFSKETYEEDLEELLGKIGDDYADLFIATKSLYDGILLAGILSTTDSTTKAPLSSSMVDRYKEHQKDLALLKVFIRQNLSDSYKEVFNDKLKDGYAGYIEGKTTQENFYRFIKKAIEKIEGSDYFIDKIDREDFLRKQRTFDNGSIPHQIHLQEMQAIIRRQAKFYPFLAVNQDKIEKILTFRIPYYVGPLARGNSEFAWLNRKSDEKIRPWNFDEMVDKETSAENFITRMTNYDQYLPDQKVLPKHSLLYEKFAVYNELTKVKFIAEGMRDYQFLDSRQKKDIVKTFFKTKRKVTAKDIKSYLENSNGYEGVELKGLEDQFNASLPTYHDLLKIIQDKAFMDAEENQEILEDVVLTLTLFEDREMIRKRLEKYKDVLTEEQRKKLERRHYTGWGRLSAKLINGIRDKVTRKTILDYLIDDGTNNRNFMQLINDDTLSFVDEIRLAQGSGEAEDYRAEVQNLAGSPAIKKGILQSLKIVDELIEVMGYDPEHIVVEMARENQFTNQGRRNSQQRINRLEKALKDFGSKILEEQKPYGVSKVNNIHLQSDRLFLYYLQNGKDMYTDEELDIDSLSEYDIDHIIPQAFIKDDSLDNKVLTKSAKNRGKSDDVPSIEIVNERKYFWRQLLNSKLISQRKFDNLTKAERGGLTNEDKARFIQRQLVETRQITKHVARILDTRFNTKLDEDGNRIRHPKVNIITLKSSLVSQFRKDYQLYKVREINNYHHAHDAYLNAVVATALLKKYPKLAPEFVYGEYPTYNSYKSRKSATERVLFYSNIMNFFKRIVVHSKTGAVRIRPITEVNKDTGEIVWNKKSDFKTVRKVLSYPQVNVVKKTEVQNHGLDRGKPKGFYNANLSPRPKEGSVENLVPAKQSFDTKRYGGYAGISNSYAVLVNGIIEKGKKKSKAEVTEFQGISILARKYFEKNPKQYLLNLGYKDIKSIIKLPKYSLFELENGSRRMLASILSTNNKRGEIHKGNEMYLPDKFVTLLYHAMRVNRTLEPGHKKYVETHRHVFDELLTYILEYNEKIVGAKANGKRIVEAYSARKDTDNLEELCNSFINLLNLTALGSAVDFEFLGTKIPRYRDYTPSSLLKSTLIHQSVTGLYETRIDLSKLGGD from the coding sequence ATGAAGAAAAGTTACGCTATAGGAATAGATATAGGTACGAACAGCGTTGGGCACTGTGTTATGTATACAGAGAACTACAAAGTACCTTCAAAAAAAATGAAGGTATTTGGAAATACCGAAAAGCTGTACATAAAGAAAAACTTACTCGGTACCTTGCTGTTTGATGAAGGCAATACAGCAGAAAATCGCAGACTAAAGCGAACAGCTCGTAGACGTTACACTCGCCGTAGAAATCGTATTTTATACTTGCAAGAAATATTTGCAGAAGAAATCAATAAGATTGATGACAGTTTTTTCCAACGTCTTGACGATTCGTTTCTTATTGTTGAGGATAAACAAGGAAGTAAGCACCCTATTTTTGGTACCTTGCAGGAAGAAAAAGAGTACCACAAACAGTTTCCAACTATTTATCATTTAAGAAAACAATTAGCAGATTCTTCTCAAAAAGCTGATATTCGATTGATTTATCTTGCTTTGGCTCACATTATTAAGTATAGAGGGCACTTTTTATTTGAAGGGGATTTAAAATCTGAAAATAAAGATGTTCAACATTTATTTAATGACTTCGTTGAGATGTTCGACAAAACTGTTGAAGGTAGCTATTTATCAGAGAATCTACCAAATGTTGCAGATGTTTTAGTTGAAAAAGTCAGTAAGTCTAGACGTTTAGAAAATATTCTTCATTATTTTCCAAATGAAAAGAAAAATGGACTATTTGGTAATTTTCTTGCACTTGCCCTAGGGCTACAGCCTAATTTTAAAACAAACTTCGAGCTGGCTGAAGATGCAAAAATCCAATTTTCTAAAGAAACGTACGAAGAAGATTTGGAGGAGTTATTAGGTAAAATCGGGGATGATTATGCTGACCTGTTTATCGCGACAAAATCCTTGTATGATGGGATATTGTTGGCAGGGATTTTGTCAACAACTGACTCTACAACAAAAGCTCCGCTTTCGAGTTCAATGGTTGATAGGTATAAGGAACATCAAAAAGACTTAGCCTTACTGAAGGTTTTCATTCGTCAGAATTTGTCCGATTCCTATAAAGAAGTTTTCAATGATAAGCTAAAAGATGGTTATGCAGGTTACATTGAAGGCAAAACGACGCAGGAGAATTTTTATAGATTCATAAAAAAAGCAATAGAGAAGATTGAAGGAAGCGATTATTTCATTGATAAAATCGATAGAGAAGATTTCCTTAGAAAACAACGTACCTTTGATAATGGCTCTATTCCACATCAAATCCATCTTCAAGAAATGCAAGCCATTATTAGAAGACAGGCTAAGTTTTATCCGTTTCTAGCAGTGAATCAGGATAAGATTGAAAAAATACTAACTTTCCGTATTCCTTATTATGTCGGCCCGCTGGCACGAGGAAATAGTGAATTTGCTTGGTTAAATCGTAAATCAGACGAAAAGATTAGGCCTTGGAATTTTGATGAAATGGTTGATAAGGAAACATCCGCCGAAAACTTCATCACTCGTATGACAAACTATGATCAATACTTGCCGGATCAAAAGGTTCTTCCAAAGCATAGTCTGTTATATGAAAAGTTTGCAGTATATAATGAGTTGACAAAAGTTAAATTTATAGCAGAAGGAATGCGTGATTATCAATTCCTTGATAGTAGACAAAAAAAGGATATCGTCAAAACTTTCTTTAAAACGAAGCGAAAAGTCACAGCCAAAGATATCAAATCTTATTTGGAAAACTCCAATGGCTACGAGGGGGTTGAATTAAAAGGTCTTGAAGATCAGTTTAATGCTAGTCTTCCAACTTATCATGATTTACTTAAAATTATACAAGATAAAGCGTTTATGGATGCAGAAGAAAATCAAGAAATTCTTGAAGATGTTGTGCTGACCTTAACTCTATTCGAAGATAGAGAAATGATTAGAAAACGACTAGAGAAGTATAAGGATGTATTGACAGAAGAACAACGCAAAAAACTGGAACGTCGCCATTATACTGGTTGGGGTCGATTATCTGCTAAGTTAATTAATGGCATACGAGATAAGGTAACTAGAAAAACAATTTTGGACTATCTAATAGATGATGGCACAAATAACCGTAATTTTATGCAACTGATAAATGATGATACTCTATCATTTGTAGATGAAATCAGACTAGCACAAGGTTCTGGAGAAGCAGAAGATTATCGCGCAGAGGTGCAAAATCTTGCCGGAAGCCCAGCCATAAAAAAAGGAATCCTACAAAGTTTAAAAATTGTGGATGAATTGATAGAAGTTATGGGATATGATCCTGAGCATATCGTTGTTGAAATGGCGCGTGAAAATCAGTTTACGAATCAAGGTCGCCGTAACTCGCAACAGCGTATAAATCGATTAGAGAAAGCCTTGAAGGATTTTGGGAGTAAAATATTAGAAGAACAGAAACCTTATGGAGTATCTAAAGTCAACAATATTCATTTACAAAGTGACAGATTATTTCTCTACTATCTTCAGAATGGTAAAGATATGTACACAGATGAGGAATTGGATATAGATAGCCTTAGCGAATATGATATTGACCATATTATTCCTCAAGCTTTCATCAAAGATGACTCGCTAGATAATAAAGTTTTGACAAAATCTGCTAAAAACAGAGGGAAATCTGACGATGTACCAAGTATTGAAATTGTTAATGAGAGGAAATATTTCTGGAGACAGTTATTAAATTCTAAGCTCATTTCCCAACGTAAATTTGATAACCTGACCAAGGCGGAGCGAGGTGGATTGACCAATGAGGATAAAGCAAGATTTATCCAACGGCAGTTAGTTGAAACTAGACAAATTACAAAACATGTAGCTAGGATTTTAGATACGCGCTTTAATACGAAGTTGGATGAAGATGGAAATAGGATTCGTCATCCGAAAGTCAATATTATTACCTTAAAATCAAGCTTAGTATCTCAATTTAGAAAAGACTATCAGCTGTACAAGGTACGTGAAATCAACAATTACCATCACGCTCATGATGCTTATCTGAATGCAGTAGTAGCAACAGCTTTGCTGAAGAAATATCCTAAACTAGCACCAGAATTTGTGTATGGAGAGTATCCAACGTATAATAGTTACAAATCTCGTAAGTCAGCAACCGAGAGAGTCTTATTTTATTCTAATATCATGAACTTTTTCAAACGAATTGTTGTACATTCAAAAACAGGTGCGGTAAGGATTCGTCCAATAACTGAAGTGAACAAAGATACTGGGGAGATTGTTTGGAATAAGAAATCAGATTTTAAAACGGTCAGAAAAGTCTTATCTTATCCGCAAGTGAATGTTGTTAAAAAGACAGAGGTTCAAAACCATGGTCTAGATAGAGGGAAACCTAAAGGCTTCTATAATGCAAATCTTTCACCAAGGCCTAAAGAAGGAAGTGTTGAAAATCTGGTTCCTGCCAAACAAAGTTTTGATACAAAGCGTTACGGTGGCTATGCAGGCATTTCAAATTCTTATGCCGTTCTAGTGAATGGAATTATTGAGAAGGGGAAAAAGAAAAGTAAAGCGGAAGTAACAGAGTTTCAAGGCATCTCCATTCTAGCTAGGAAGTATTTTGAGAAAAATCCAAAACAATATTTATTGAATCTTGGATATAAAGATATTAAATCCATTATTAAATTACCAAAATATAGCCTTTTTGAACTGGAAAACGGCAGCAGACGAATGCTTGCAAGCATCTTGTCAACAAATAATAAACGTGGAGAAATTCATAAGGGCAATGAGATGTATCTGCCAGATAAATTTGTTACTTTACTTTACCATGCAATGAGAGTAAATCGAACGCTGGAGCCTGGACATAAGAAATATGTGGAAACTCATCGTCATGTTTTTGATGAATTACTGACATACATCCTTGAATACAATGAAAAAATTGTTGGAGCTAAAGCTAATGGAAAACGGATTGTAGAAGCATATTCAGCTAGAAAAGATACTGATAACCTTGAGGAACTTTGCAATTCATTCATCAACTTGTTGAATCTAACTGCCCTAGGTAGTGCTGTTGATTTTGAATTTTTAGGCACTAAAATCCCACGCTATAGAGATTACACCCCATCTTCACTTCTCAAGTCTACCCTCATTCATCAGTCTGTGACTGGTCTCTACGAAACACGTATTGATTTGAGCAAATTAGGAGGAGACTAA
- the rpiA gene encoding ribose-5-phosphate isomerase RpiA, with translation MTNLKEQVGIKAAEFVADGMIVGLGTGSTAYYFVQEIGRRVAEEGLQITGVTTSHATAEHAASLGIPLKNIDEVDHVDLTVDGADEVDGAFNGIKGGGAALLMEKVVAVNSKDCIWIVDESKVVQTLGAFKLPVEVVQYGAENLFRHFEAKGYRPSFRMTDGQKHVTDMKNFIIDLDLQRIEDTEALADELDKTVGVVEHGLFIGLISKVIVGTPQGPEILEKK, from the coding sequence ATGACAAACTTAAAAGAGCAGGTTGGGATTAAGGCGGCGGAGTTTGTTGCTGACGGCATGATTGTTGGGCTAGGGACTGGCTCGACGGCTTACTATTTCGTGCAGGAGATTGGCCGCCGGGTTGCAGAGGAGGGCTTACAAATCACAGGCGTAACGACCTCTCATGCCACGGCTGAGCATGCTGCGTCCCTTGGGATTCCCCTAAAAAACATCGACGAGGTCGATCACGTGGACTTGACGGTGGACGGAGCTGATGAGGTGGACGGAGCCTTCAATGGTATCAAGGGAGGCGGTGCCGCACTGCTTATGGAGAAGGTGGTCGCGGTCAACAGCAAGGACTGCATCTGGATCGTCGATGAGTCTAAGGTGGTGCAAACCCTAGGTGCCTTCAAGTTGCCGGTGGAAGTCGTGCAGTACGGTGCGGAGAACCTTTTCCGACACTTCGAGGCCAAAGGCTACCGACCAAGTTTTCGGATGACTGACGGCCAGAAGCACGTGACCGATATGAAGAATTTCATTATTGATTTGGATTTACAACGCATCGAGGATACGGAGGCCTTGGCGGACGAGCTGGACAAAACAGTGGGAGTAGTCGAGCATGGGCTCTTTATCGGCTTGATTTCTAAGGTTATTGTTGGGACACCACAAGGACCAGAAATACTTGAAAAGAAATAA
- the csn2 gene encoding type II-A CRISPR-associated protein Csn2, whose protein sequence is MKLNFPLLDEALTVEKATIFVVEDTTVFSRLVRNFYQYQDGLELKIFDEQFRSIKDSELMVVTDILGYDINAAPILKLIHANLENQLNEKPEVKSIIEKLANSITELISYECLENELDLEYDEITVLELIKALGVKIETISDTIFDKIFEILQVYQFLNKKRFLIFINVLSYLTVDEIQKTREYIELSNMDVLFLEPRKRKDFPQYVLDKDYFLLSENIVK, encoded by the coding sequence ATGAAATTGAACTTTCCGTTACTAGACGAAGCTCTGACGGTCGAGAAAGCAACTATTTTTGTTGTAGAGGATACGACAGTATTTTCTCGACTGGTTAGGAATTTTTATCAATATCAAGATGGATTAGAATTAAAAATTTTCGACGAACAATTTAGGTCCATTAAAGATTCCGAGCTGATGGTGGTGACAGATATTTTAGGATATGACATCAATGCTGCACCAATACTGAAACTCATCCATGCTAATTTAGAAAATCAATTAAATGAAAAACCAGAAGTGAAATCAATTATTGAAAAATTAGCAAATTCTATTACTGAACTAATCTCTTATGAATGTTTAGAGAATGAGCTTGATTTGGAGTATGATGAGATTACGGTTTTGGAGTTGATAAAGGCGTTAGGGGTCAAAATTGAAACTATCAGTGATACGATTTTTGATAAAATTTTTGAGATTTTACAAGTTTATCAATTTTTGAATAAGAAGAGATTTCTTATCTTTATCAATGTGTTATCTTATTTGACGGTGGATGAAATTCAGAAAACTAGGGAGTATATTGAACTTTCCAATATGGATGTTCTTTTTCTAGAACCGAGAAAAAGAAAAGATTTCCCTCAGTATGTTTTGGATAAAGACTATTTCTTACTATCGGAAAATATTGTAAAATAA
- a CDS encoding flotillin family protein codes for MEIVTTLMTIFVPLLVIIGFIILFALGYVSAKPNEAIVITGLRKPRTLIGRSGFMIPFIEKRSYVSIEQFSTDVQTTDFVPTLDFINVKADAVVKVKVGVTEELLNAAAQNFLNWKTADISASIQDVLEGNLREIIGQMELRDMVNNRQAFAEKVQSNAAPDLAKMGLEIIAFTVQSFTDDNDVIKNLGIDNIVTIQKDAANARAKAEREQAEVRAREDKAANDARVAADLEIAKKQNELAIEQANLKRQADVQLAQANAAYGIEEQAQRKEIERATAEANIVKQQKEAEVKAEEVKVREQELSATIRKQAEAEKYARQQAAEADLIERQRKAEAELYETQKEAEAQKARAEAAKYAAEQEAAGIEAKGRAEAEAIRLKLEAEAEGLSKKADAMAKFNDAAVTEMVVNVLPEIAKNIAAPLGNVDKITMYGEGNASKMVGDLMTTMDKTTEGLGLNVRDLITATLTGRAISNGLASQEEQKIDK; via the coding sequence ATGGAAATCGTAACAACCCTCATGACCATTTTTGTTCCCCTATTGGTGATTATCGGATTTATCATCCTGTTTGCCCTAGGATACGTTTCAGCAAAACCCAATGAAGCCATTGTCATCACAGGCTTGCGGAAGCCAAGAACCTTAATTGGACGTTCTGGTTTCATGATTCCATTTATTGAAAAGCGGTCCTATGTCTCCATTGAACAGTTTTCAACAGATGTTCAGACAACAGACTTTGTGCCTACTCTTGATTTTATCAATGTCAAAGCAGATGCAGTAGTTAAGGTCAAGGTCGGTGTGACCGAAGAATTACTCAATGCAGCTGCCCAAAACTTCCTTAACTGGAAAACGGCGGACATTTCTGCATCCATTCAAGATGTTTTGGAAGGAAATCTGCGTGAAATCATCGGCCAGATGGAACTGCGAGACATGGTCAACAACCGCCAAGCCTTTGCAGAAAAGGTCCAGTCAAATGCTGCTCCCGATCTTGCCAAGATGGGGCTAGAAATCATTGCCTTTACCGTCCAATCCTTCACAGACGACAATGATGTGATTAAAAACCTAGGGATTGACAACATTGTGACCATCCAAAAAGATGCTGCAAATGCCCGTGCAAAAGCAGAGCGTGAGCAGGCGGAAGTTCGTGCCCGAGAAGATAAAGCGGCCAACGATGCGCGTGTCGCCGCTGATTTGGAAATCGCAAAAAAACAAAATGAACTGGCTATCGAACAAGCCAATCTCAAACGGCAGGCAGATGTCCAACTAGCCCAAGCCAATGCAGCCTATGGCATTGAAGAACAAGCACAGCGTAAGGAGATCGAACGGGCGACAGCGGAAGCCAATATCGTCAAGCAACAAAAAGAAGCAGAAGTCAAGGCTGAAGAAGTAAAAGTCCGTGAGCAAGAACTATCTGCAACTATCCGCAAGCAAGCCGAAGCTGAAAAGTATGCTCGACAACAAGCAGCAGAAGCGGATTTGATTGAACGCCAACGAAAAGCTGAAGCTGAACTCTACGAAACGCAAAAAGAAGCAGAGGCTCAAAAGGCGCGTGCTGAAGCTGCCAAGTATGCTGCGGAGCAAGAAGCAGCAGGGATTGAGGCCAAAGGACGTGCTGAAGCAGAAGCCATTAGATTGAAACTTGAAGCCGAAGCAGAAGGTCTCAGCAAGAAAGCGGATGCCATGGCTAAGTTTAATGATGCAGCGGTGACAGAAATGGTAGTCAATGTTCTTCCAGAAATTGCCAAGAATATCGCTGCTCCACTTGGAAATGTCGACAAAATTACCATGTATGGCGAAGGCAATGCTTCTAAGATGGTCGGTGACTTGATGACGACCATGGATAAAACAACAGAAGGACTGGGACTCAATGTCCGTGATTTGATCACAGCGACTTTGACTGGCCGAGCTATCTCAAATGGACTAGCTAGTCAGGAAGAACAGAAAATAGACAAATAA